The nucleotide sequence AACCAATTTTTTAATTCATAAAAATTTTGAGGAGCTACTCCATGACCAACAGGAAACTCTCGATAAGTATTCTTAATGTTTAAAGTGTTTAATTTTATAGGTGCCTTTTGAGCCCAACCTACAGGTATAACCTGATCTGCACTCCCATGTGAGCAATAAAAATCTAGATGTTTATAATCACTTAAATTTTCCTTTTCAATTAAAATATCTTCGTTAATATAGCCGCTTAATGCAATAACATTTTTTATTTTATTAGGGTAGGTGAGCGCAACTGCATAACTTAAAATAGTACCTTGACTAAACCCTAAAAGGGTTACATTATTTTTATTTACTGGATAT is from Flavobacteriaceae bacterium and encodes:
- a CDS encoding alpha/beta fold hydrolase — encoded protein: MTTQNLSLEHIVRPSSLSSNAPLLIMLHGYGSDENDLFSFATELQEEFLIISVKAPYSLQPYGNAWYAINFDAQQGKWSDNDQAKESRDKISNFIDEVCNSYPVNKNNVTLLGFSQGTILSYAVALTYPNKIKNVIALSGYINEDILIEKENLSDYKHLDFYCSHGSADQVIPVGWAQKAPIKLNTLNIKNTYREFPVGHGVAPQNFYELKNWLNPKV